One Vidua chalybeata isolate OUT-0048 chromosome 13, bVidCha1 merged haplotype, whole genome shotgun sequence genomic window carries:
- the VPS33B gene encoding vacuolar protein sorting-associated protein 33B isoform X1: protein MALAGRRDAPEPPDFGILKRLARDQLVYLLEQLPGKKDLFIEADLMSPLDRIANVSILKQHDVDKLYKVESRPGPGASDQFCFLVRPRVRTMRFIADIVNADKMSGRSRKYKIIFSPQKFYACEMVLEEEGVFGDVTCDEWSFYLLPLDEDIISMELPEFFRDYFLEGDHRWINPVARALQLLSSLYGPFGRTYGIGRCAKMSYELWRDLEEESESEGQGRKPEIGHVFLMDRDTDYVTALCSQVVYEGLVDDTFRIKCGSVDFGPDVTSSDKSIKVLLNSQDKVFSQIRNEHFSSVFGFLSQKSRSLQAQYDRRRGMDIKQMKDFVSQELKGLKQEHRLLSLHIGACESIMKKKTKQDFQETIKAEHSLLEGFDIRESTSFIEEHIDRQVSPVESLRLMCLLSITENGLIPKDYRSLKTQYLQSYGPEHLLTFHNLKRIGLLTEQSAGETLTAVESKVSKLVTDRAAGKITDAFNSLARKSNFRAISKKLGLIPRMDGEYDLKMPRDMAYVFGGSYVPLSCKIIEQVLERRSWQGLEEVVRLLNGNEFSVSDSAAEDNPAWESQRVVLAVFLGGCTFSEIAALRFLGKERGCKFIFLTTAITNSARMMEAMIEAKA, encoded by the exons ATGGCGCTCGCCGGGCGGCGCGACGCGCCCGAGCCGCCGGACTTCGGGATCCTGAAGCGGCTGGCGCGAGACCAGCTCGTCtacctgctggagcag CTCCCCGGGAAGAAGGACCTGTTCATCGAGGCCGACCTGATGAGCCCCCTGGACCGCATCGCCAACGTGTCCATCCTGAAG CAGCACGACGTGGACAAGCTGTACAAGGTGGAGAGCCGGCCGGGCCCCGGCGCCAGCGACCA GTTCTGCTTCCTGGTGCGGCCGCGGGTCCGGACCATGAGGTTCATCGCCG ATATTGTCAACGCTGACAAGATGTCGGGGAGGAGCAGGAAGTACAAAATCATCTTCAGCCCCCAGAAG tTCTATGCTTGCGAGATGGTGCTGGAGGAAGAGGGGGTCTTTGGTG ATGTCACCTGCGATGAATGGTCCTTCTACCTGCTGCCCCTGGATGAAGACATCATCAGCATGGAGCTGCCCGAGTTCTTCCGCGACTACTTTCTG GAGGGAGATCACCGCTGGATCAACCCCGTCGCCAGAGCCCTGCAGTTGCTGAGCTCCCTTTACGGCCCCTTTGGGAGGACCTACGGCATCGGCCGCTGTGCCAAG ATGAGCTACGAGCTGTGGCGGGACTTGGAGGAAGAGAGTGAGAGCGAAGGCCAGGGCAGGAAGCCTGAGATTGGACACGTCTTCCTCATGGACAGAG ACACCGACTACGTGACAGCGCTCTGCTCACAAGTGGTCTACGAGGGGCTCGTGGACGACACCTTCCGCATCAAGTGTG GCAGTGTGGATTTTGGGCCAGATGTCACCTCTTCCGACAAGAGTATTAAAGTGCTGCTCAATTCCCAGGACAAA GTGTTCAGCCAGATTCGGAACGAGCACTTCTCCAGCGTGTTTGGCTTCCTGAGCCAGAAGTCGCGGAGCCTGCAGGCGCAGTACGAC CGGCGCCGGGGCATGGACATCAAGCAGATGAAGGACTTTGtgtcccaggagctgaagggaCTGAAGCAGGAGCATCGCCTGCTGAGCCTGC ATATCGGTGCCTGTGAGTCgatcatgaaaaagaaaaccaagcaggACTTCCAAGAGACCATCAAGGCTGAACACT cactgctggagggCTTTGACATCCGCGAGAGCACCAGCTTCATCGAAGAGCACATTGACCGGCAG GTGTCCCCCGTCGAGAGCCTGCGCCTCATGTGCCTCCTGTCCATCACAGAAAATG GTCTCATCCCCAAGGACTACCGCTCCCTGAAAACCCAGTACCTGCAG AGCTACGGGCCCGAGCACCTGCTGACCTTCCACAACCTCAAGCGCATCGGGCTGCTGACCGAGCAGTCAGCTGGGGAGACCCTGACAGCCGTGGAGAGCAAAGTCAGCAAGCTGGTGACAGACCGTGCTGCAG GAAAGATCACAGATGCATTCAATTCTTTGGCCAGGAAGAGTAATTTCCGAGCCATAAGCAAGAAGCTGGGGTTG ATCCCTCGAATGGATGGTGAGTATGACCTCAAAATGCCTCGGGACATGGCGTACGTTTTTGGCGGGTCCTACGTGCCCCTGAGCTGCAAGATCATCGAGCAG GTGCTGGAGCGCCGCAGctggcagggcctggaggaggtCGTGCGGCTGCTCAACGGCAACGAGTTCTCTGTCTCAG ACAGCGCTGCGGAGGACAACCCCGCCTGGGAGTCCCAGCGTGTTGTCCTCGCCGTCTTCCTGGGGGGTTGCACCTTCTCTGAAATTGCGGCCCTGCGCTTCCTGGGCAAGGAGAGAG GGTGCAAGTTCATCTTCCTGACCACGGCCATCACCAACAGCGCCCGCATGATGGAGGCCATGATCGAGGCCAAGGCCTGA
- the VPS33B gene encoding vacuolar protein sorting-associated protein 33B isoform X2, whose protein sequence is MALAGRRDAPEPPDFGILKRLARDQLVYLLEQLPGKKDLFIEADLMSPLDRIANVSILKHDVDKLYKVESRPGPGASDQFCFLVRPRVRTMRFIADIVNADKMSGRSRKYKIIFSPQKFYACEMVLEEEGVFGDVTCDEWSFYLLPLDEDIISMELPEFFRDYFLEGDHRWINPVARALQLLSSLYGPFGRTYGIGRCAKMSYELWRDLEEESESEGQGRKPEIGHVFLMDRDTDYVTALCSQVVYEGLVDDTFRIKCGSVDFGPDVTSSDKSIKVLLNSQDKVFSQIRNEHFSSVFGFLSQKSRSLQAQYDRRRGMDIKQMKDFVSQELKGLKQEHRLLSLHIGACESIMKKKTKQDFQETIKAEHSLLEGFDIRESTSFIEEHIDRQVSPVESLRLMCLLSITENGLIPKDYRSLKTQYLQSYGPEHLLTFHNLKRIGLLTEQSAGETLTAVESKVSKLVTDRAAGKITDAFNSLARKSNFRAISKKLGLIPRMDGEYDLKMPRDMAYVFGGSYVPLSCKIIEQVLERRSWQGLEEVVRLLNGNEFSVSDSAAEDNPAWESQRVVLAVFLGGCTFSEIAALRFLGKERGCKFIFLTTAITNSARMMEAMIEAKA, encoded by the exons ATGGCGCTCGCCGGGCGGCGCGACGCGCCCGAGCCGCCGGACTTCGGGATCCTGAAGCGGCTGGCGCGAGACCAGCTCGTCtacctgctggagcag CTCCCCGGGAAGAAGGACCTGTTCATCGAGGCCGACCTGATGAGCCCCCTGGACCGCATCGCCAACGTGTCCATCCTGAAG CACGACGTGGACAAGCTGTACAAGGTGGAGAGCCGGCCGGGCCCCGGCGCCAGCGACCA GTTCTGCTTCCTGGTGCGGCCGCGGGTCCGGACCATGAGGTTCATCGCCG ATATTGTCAACGCTGACAAGATGTCGGGGAGGAGCAGGAAGTACAAAATCATCTTCAGCCCCCAGAAG tTCTATGCTTGCGAGATGGTGCTGGAGGAAGAGGGGGTCTTTGGTG ATGTCACCTGCGATGAATGGTCCTTCTACCTGCTGCCCCTGGATGAAGACATCATCAGCATGGAGCTGCCCGAGTTCTTCCGCGACTACTTTCTG GAGGGAGATCACCGCTGGATCAACCCCGTCGCCAGAGCCCTGCAGTTGCTGAGCTCCCTTTACGGCCCCTTTGGGAGGACCTACGGCATCGGCCGCTGTGCCAAG ATGAGCTACGAGCTGTGGCGGGACTTGGAGGAAGAGAGTGAGAGCGAAGGCCAGGGCAGGAAGCCTGAGATTGGACACGTCTTCCTCATGGACAGAG ACACCGACTACGTGACAGCGCTCTGCTCACAAGTGGTCTACGAGGGGCTCGTGGACGACACCTTCCGCATCAAGTGTG GCAGTGTGGATTTTGGGCCAGATGTCACCTCTTCCGACAAGAGTATTAAAGTGCTGCTCAATTCCCAGGACAAA GTGTTCAGCCAGATTCGGAACGAGCACTTCTCCAGCGTGTTTGGCTTCCTGAGCCAGAAGTCGCGGAGCCTGCAGGCGCAGTACGAC CGGCGCCGGGGCATGGACATCAAGCAGATGAAGGACTTTGtgtcccaggagctgaagggaCTGAAGCAGGAGCATCGCCTGCTGAGCCTGC ATATCGGTGCCTGTGAGTCgatcatgaaaaagaaaaccaagcaggACTTCCAAGAGACCATCAAGGCTGAACACT cactgctggagggCTTTGACATCCGCGAGAGCACCAGCTTCATCGAAGAGCACATTGACCGGCAG GTGTCCCCCGTCGAGAGCCTGCGCCTCATGTGCCTCCTGTCCATCACAGAAAATG GTCTCATCCCCAAGGACTACCGCTCCCTGAAAACCCAGTACCTGCAG AGCTACGGGCCCGAGCACCTGCTGACCTTCCACAACCTCAAGCGCATCGGGCTGCTGACCGAGCAGTCAGCTGGGGAGACCCTGACAGCCGTGGAGAGCAAAGTCAGCAAGCTGGTGACAGACCGTGCTGCAG GAAAGATCACAGATGCATTCAATTCTTTGGCCAGGAAGAGTAATTTCCGAGCCATAAGCAAGAAGCTGGGGTTG ATCCCTCGAATGGATGGTGAGTATGACCTCAAAATGCCTCGGGACATGGCGTACGTTTTTGGCGGGTCCTACGTGCCCCTGAGCTGCAAGATCATCGAGCAG GTGCTGGAGCGCCGCAGctggcagggcctggaggaggtCGTGCGGCTGCTCAACGGCAACGAGTTCTCTGTCTCAG ACAGCGCTGCGGAGGACAACCCCGCCTGGGAGTCCCAGCGTGTTGTCCTCGCCGTCTTCCTGGGGGGTTGCACCTTCTCTGAAATTGCGGCCCTGCGCTTCCTGGGCAAGGAGAGAG GGTGCAAGTTCATCTTCCTGACCACGGCCATCACCAACAGCGCCCGCATGATGGAGGCCATGATCGAGGCCAAGGCCTGA
- the VPS33B gene encoding vacuolar protein sorting-associated protein 33B isoform X4: MALAGRRDAPEPPDFGILKRLARDQLVYLLEQLPGKKDLFIEADLMSPLDRIANVSILKQHDVDKLYKVESRPGPGASDQFCFLVRPRVRTMRFIADIVNADKMSGRSRKYKIIFSPQKFYACEMVLEEEGVFGDVTCDEWSFYLLPLDEDIISMELPEFFRDYFLEGDHRWINPVARALQLLSSLYGPFGRTYGIGRCAKMSYELWRDLEEESESEGQGRKPEIGHVFLMDRDTDYVTALCSQVVYEGLVDDTFRIKCGSVDFGPDVTSSDKSIKVLLNSQDKVFSQIRNEHFSSVFGFLSQKSRSLQAQYDRRRGMDIKQMKDFVSQELKGLKQEHRLLSLHIGACESIMKKKTKQDFQETIKAEHSLLEGFDIRESTSFIEEHIDRQVSPVESLRLMCLLSITENGLIPKDYRSLKTQYLQSYGPEHLLTFHNLKRIGLLTEQSAGETLTAVESKVSKLVTDRAAGKITDAFNSLARKSNFRAISKKLGLIPRMDGEYDLKMPRDMAYVFGGSYVPLSCKIIEQTALRRTTPPGSPSVLSSPSSWGVAPSLKLRPCASWARREGASSSS; this comes from the exons ATGGCGCTCGCCGGGCGGCGCGACGCGCCCGAGCCGCCGGACTTCGGGATCCTGAAGCGGCTGGCGCGAGACCAGCTCGTCtacctgctggagcag CTCCCCGGGAAGAAGGACCTGTTCATCGAGGCCGACCTGATGAGCCCCCTGGACCGCATCGCCAACGTGTCCATCCTGAAG CAGCACGACGTGGACAAGCTGTACAAGGTGGAGAGCCGGCCGGGCCCCGGCGCCAGCGACCA GTTCTGCTTCCTGGTGCGGCCGCGGGTCCGGACCATGAGGTTCATCGCCG ATATTGTCAACGCTGACAAGATGTCGGGGAGGAGCAGGAAGTACAAAATCATCTTCAGCCCCCAGAAG tTCTATGCTTGCGAGATGGTGCTGGAGGAAGAGGGGGTCTTTGGTG ATGTCACCTGCGATGAATGGTCCTTCTACCTGCTGCCCCTGGATGAAGACATCATCAGCATGGAGCTGCCCGAGTTCTTCCGCGACTACTTTCTG GAGGGAGATCACCGCTGGATCAACCCCGTCGCCAGAGCCCTGCAGTTGCTGAGCTCCCTTTACGGCCCCTTTGGGAGGACCTACGGCATCGGCCGCTGTGCCAAG ATGAGCTACGAGCTGTGGCGGGACTTGGAGGAAGAGAGTGAGAGCGAAGGCCAGGGCAGGAAGCCTGAGATTGGACACGTCTTCCTCATGGACAGAG ACACCGACTACGTGACAGCGCTCTGCTCACAAGTGGTCTACGAGGGGCTCGTGGACGACACCTTCCGCATCAAGTGTG GCAGTGTGGATTTTGGGCCAGATGTCACCTCTTCCGACAAGAGTATTAAAGTGCTGCTCAATTCCCAGGACAAA GTGTTCAGCCAGATTCGGAACGAGCACTTCTCCAGCGTGTTTGGCTTCCTGAGCCAGAAGTCGCGGAGCCTGCAGGCGCAGTACGAC CGGCGCCGGGGCATGGACATCAAGCAGATGAAGGACTTTGtgtcccaggagctgaagggaCTGAAGCAGGAGCATCGCCTGCTGAGCCTGC ATATCGGTGCCTGTGAGTCgatcatgaaaaagaaaaccaagcaggACTTCCAAGAGACCATCAAGGCTGAACACT cactgctggagggCTTTGACATCCGCGAGAGCACCAGCTTCATCGAAGAGCACATTGACCGGCAG GTGTCCCCCGTCGAGAGCCTGCGCCTCATGTGCCTCCTGTCCATCACAGAAAATG GTCTCATCCCCAAGGACTACCGCTCCCTGAAAACCCAGTACCTGCAG AGCTACGGGCCCGAGCACCTGCTGACCTTCCACAACCTCAAGCGCATCGGGCTGCTGACCGAGCAGTCAGCTGGGGAGACCCTGACAGCCGTGGAGAGCAAAGTCAGCAAGCTGGTGACAGACCGTGCTGCAG GAAAGATCACAGATGCATTCAATTCTTTGGCCAGGAAGAGTAATTTCCGAGCCATAAGCAAGAAGCTGGGGTTG ATCCCTCGAATGGATGGTGAGTATGACCTCAAAATGCCTCGGGACATGGCGTACGTTTTTGGCGGGTCCTACGTGCCCCTGAGCTGCAAGATCATCGAGCAG ACAGCGCTGCGGAGGACAACCCCGCCTGGGAGTCCCAGCGTGTTGTCCTCGCCGTCTTCCTGGGGGGTTGCACCTTCTCTGAAATTGCGGCCCTGCGCTTCCTGGGCAAGGAGAGAG GGTGCAAGTTCATCTTCCTGA
- the VPS33B gene encoding vacuolar protein sorting-associated protein 33B isoform X3, whose protein sequence is MALAGRRDAPEPPDFGILKRLARDQLVYLLEQLPGKKDLFIEADLMSPLDRIANVSILKQHDVDKLYKVESRPGPGASDQFCFLVRPRVRTMRFIADIVNADKMSGRSRKYKIIFSPQKFYACEMVLEEEGVFGDVTCDEWSFYLLPLDEDIISMELPEFFRDYFLEGDHRWINPVARALQLLSSLYGPFGRTYGIGRCAKMSYELWRDLEEESESEGQGRKPEIGHVFLMDRDTDYVTALCSQVVYEGLVDDTFRIKCGSVDFGPDVTSSDKSIKVLLNSQDKVFSQIRNEHFSSVFGFLSQKSRSLQAQYDRRRGMDIKQMKDFVSQELKGLKQEHRLLSLHIGACESIMKKKTKQDFQETIKAEHSLLEGFDIRESTSFIEEHIDRQVSPVESLRLMCLLSITENGLIPKDYRSLKTQYLQSYGPEHLLTFHNLKRIGLLTEQSAGETLTAVESKVSKLVTDRAAGKITDAFNSLARKSNFRAISKKLGLIPRMDGEYDLKMPRDMAYVFGGSYVPLSCKIIEQVLGGRGGGAGSRHGLQRSSPSRQRCGGQPRLGVPACCPRRLPGGLHLL, encoded by the exons ATGGCGCTCGCCGGGCGGCGCGACGCGCCCGAGCCGCCGGACTTCGGGATCCTGAAGCGGCTGGCGCGAGACCAGCTCGTCtacctgctggagcag CTCCCCGGGAAGAAGGACCTGTTCATCGAGGCCGACCTGATGAGCCCCCTGGACCGCATCGCCAACGTGTCCATCCTGAAG CAGCACGACGTGGACAAGCTGTACAAGGTGGAGAGCCGGCCGGGCCCCGGCGCCAGCGACCA GTTCTGCTTCCTGGTGCGGCCGCGGGTCCGGACCATGAGGTTCATCGCCG ATATTGTCAACGCTGACAAGATGTCGGGGAGGAGCAGGAAGTACAAAATCATCTTCAGCCCCCAGAAG tTCTATGCTTGCGAGATGGTGCTGGAGGAAGAGGGGGTCTTTGGTG ATGTCACCTGCGATGAATGGTCCTTCTACCTGCTGCCCCTGGATGAAGACATCATCAGCATGGAGCTGCCCGAGTTCTTCCGCGACTACTTTCTG GAGGGAGATCACCGCTGGATCAACCCCGTCGCCAGAGCCCTGCAGTTGCTGAGCTCCCTTTACGGCCCCTTTGGGAGGACCTACGGCATCGGCCGCTGTGCCAAG ATGAGCTACGAGCTGTGGCGGGACTTGGAGGAAGAGAGTGAGAGCGAAGGCCAGGGCAGGAAGCCTGAGATTGGACACGTCTTCCTCATGGACAGAG ACACCGACTACGTGACAGCGCTCTGCTCACAAGTGGTCTACGAGGGGCTCGTGGACGACACCTTCCGCATCAAGTGTG GCAGTGTGGATTTTGGGCCAGATGTCACCTCTTCCGACAAGAGTATTAAAGTGCTGCTCAATTCCCAGGACAAA GTGTTCAGCCAGATTCGGAACGAGCACTTCTCCAGCGTGTTTGGCTTCCTGAGCCAGAAGTCGCGGAGCCTGCAGGCGCAGTACGAC CGGCGCCGGGGCATGGACATCAAGCAGATGAAGGACTTTGtgtcccaggagctgaagggaCTGAAGCAGGAGCATCGCCTGCTGAGCCTGC ATATCGGTGCCTGTGAGTCgatcatgaaaaagaaaaccaagcaggACTTCCAAGAGACCATCAAGGCTGAACACT cactgctggagggCTTTGACATCCGCGAGAGCACCAGCTTCATCGAAGAGCACATTGACCGGCAG GTGTCCCCCGTCGAGAGCCTGCGCCTCATGTGCCTCCTGTCCATCACAGAAAATG GTCTCATCCCCAAGGACTACCGCTCCCTGAAAACCCAGTACCTGCAG AGCTACGGGCCCGAGCACCTGCTGACCTTCCACAACCTCAAGCGCATCGGGCTGCTGACCGAGCAGTCAGCTGGGGAGACCCTGACAGCCGTGGAGAGCAAAGTCAGCAAGCTGGTGACAGACCGTGCTGCAG GAAAGATCACAGATGCATTCAATTCTTTGGCCAGGAAGAGTAATTTCCGAGCCATAAGCAAGAAGCTGGGGTTG ATCCCTCGAATGGATGGTGAGTATGACCTCAAAATGCCTCGGGACATGGCGTACGTTTTTGGCGGGTCCTACGTGCCCCTGAGCTGCAAGATCATCGAGCAG GTACTggggggccggggcggcggggctggcAGCCGGCACGGCCTACAGCGCTCTTCCCCATCCAGACAGCGCTGCGGAGGACAACCCCGCCTGGGAGTCCCAGCGTGTTGTCCTCGCCGTCTTCCTGGGGGGTTGCACCTTCTCTGA